In Novipirellula caenicola, a single window of DNA contains:
- a CDS encoding cyclic nucleotide-binding domain-containing protein: protein MSQKNLDTIGLDSEGSPFLIQPLADLASLETYPAQRLLFREGEVHAKIYWIKEGRVRLEMSSARAGAKAMLTAGPGDLLGWSAVLGDQRMTATAVATLETTLIAFDAAALSQLCEQNHDIGYKVMYTIAKSLSKRLVATRLQLLDLFYQPQGTME from the coding sequence ATGAGCCAGAAAAACCTCGACACGATCGGACTCGATAGCGAAGGCTCTCCGTTTTTGATTCAGCCGTTGGCGGATTTAGCGTCGCTAGAGACTTACCCTGCTCAGCGGTTACTGTTTCGTGAAGGCGAAGTCCACGCCAAGATCTACTGGATCAAAGAAGGCCGAGTGCGGTTAGAGATGTCGTCGGCGCGAGCCGGAGCCAAGGCGATGTTAACGGCCGGCCCCGGCGATTTGTTGGGGTGGTCCGCCGTGCTGGGCGATCAACGCATGACCGCCACCGCGGTTGCCACGCTCGAAACGACCTTGATTGCATTTGATGCGGCTGCGCTTTCACAGCTTTGTGAACAAAACCACGACATTGGTTACAAGGTGATGTACACGATCGCCAAATCACTTTCGAAGCGATTGGTGGCGACTCGCTTGCAACTACTCGATTTGTTCTACCAACCGCAGGGTACGATGGAATGA
- a CDS encoding 4Fe-4S dicluster domain-containing protein: protein MNQPAEREMWWLPRTQLQQLIDAMHRRGYRVVGPVVRSGAIIYDTLDHVDQLPTGWTDTQSPATYQIQNTHHQRQFEFNSSPDSWKKYLFPAWQELSGAKLTNDGWQFSSKIDPPEKLALFGVRGCDLAAIKIQDRVFLNDDFVDPVYSRRRESALIVAVQCSTAAATCFCTSMNTGPHCEAGFDIALTETDEGFCVESQSDEGQTIIAELELSLADGDQRQAAANELEKAKQAIRKQMDTRNIHDDLLDNLEHPHWDEVAARCLSCTNCTMVCPTCFCSTVNEVSDLDQHDVTRVRQWDSCFNLDFSYTAGGTVRNDIRSRYRQWLTHKLATWQDQFDTIGCTGCGRCITWCPVGIDLTEEVDAIRKPSTQNAPTKQTTAVENKS from the coding sequence ATGAACCAGCCCGCCGAACGCGAAATGTGGTGGTTGCCGCGAACGCAGTTACAACAACTGATCGATGCAATGCATCGCCGGGGATACCGGGTGGTCGGTCCGGTGGTGCGAAGCGGCGCGATCATCTACGACACGCTTGACCACGTGGACCAGTTGCCGACGGGATGGACCGACACGCAGTCGCCCGCCACCTACCAAATTCAAAACACACATCACCAGCGGCAATTCGAATTCAATTCGAGCCCCGATTCGTGGAAAAAGTATCTATTCCCCGCGTGGCAAGAACTCAGCGGTGCGAAGCTGACCAATGACGGATGGCAGTTTTCGAGCAAGATCGACCCTCCTGAAAAGCTTGCGTTGTTCGGCGTCCGCGGCTGTGATCTCGCCGCAATCAAAATCCAAGACCGGGTATTTTTGAATGACGATTTTGTCGACCCCGTTTATTCGCGACGGCGAGAATCTGCCCTGATCGTCGCGGTTCAATGCTCTACCGCCGCAGCCACCTGCTTTTGCACGTCGATGAACACTGGTCCCCACTGTGAAGCGGGGTTCGACATTGCATTGACCGAAACGGACGAAGGTTTTTGTGTCGAGTCTCAGAGCGACGAAGGGCAAACCATCATTGCCGAACTCGAATTGAGTCTTGCAGATGGGGACCAAAGGCAAGCGGCCGCAAACGAGTTAGAAAAAGCAAAACAGGCGATCCGCAAGCAGATGGATACGCGGAATATTCACGACGATTTGCTTGACAATCTTGAACATCCGCACTGGGACGAGGTTGCCGCCCGTTGCTTGTCGTGCACCAATTGCACAATGGTTTGCCCCACCTGTTTTTGCTCGACCGTCAACGAGGTCAGCGATTTGGACCAGCACGACGTCACCCGCGTTCGCCAATGGGACTCGTGCTTCAACCTTGACTTTAGTTACACCGCCGGCGGCACCGTTCGCAACGATATCCGCAGTCGATATCGCCAATGGCTGACGCACAAGTTAGCGACATGGCAGGACCAATTCGACACGATCGGCTGCACGGGTTGTGGGCGGTGCATCACATGGTGTCCGGTCGGCATCGATTTGACCGAAGAAGTGGATGCGATTCGCAAGCCGTCAACTCAGAACGCACCAACGAAGCAGACTACGGCTGTCGAAAACAAGTCGTAA
- a CDS encoding dihydroorotate dehydrogenase, with product MSIDLATHYGGLTLRSPIVVGACPLSTDDHMRARLQAAGAGAIVLPSIFEEQVIDWTKKVGRPITYRERKLLARSERLKIRSTCTDADGYLALVKRATSQLDIPVIASMNGYAANGWLDYAGELQEADAAAIELNVHHPPVNEYSGSGQIEESIVAAIEEIDQAIAIPLFVKIERIGVSLPHLARRVCSGASGFVVYGRGPDTDICLENLKLKSMWSLTSPGSAIQLIDPIMRIHSNCPAMSIAASGGIASSEDVIKVLLAGADVAMVTSELYRSGPDVIGKLIDGLVEFMKQHQFNSINDLQLNRPIEFADEEARVHYVAALSARLSVVRPNAFGE from the coding sequence ATGAGTATTGATCTAGCGACCCACTACGGCGGTCTAACGCTGCGTTCACCCATTGTCGTCGGAGCATGTCCGCTATCGACCGATGATCACATGCGAGCAAGGTTGCAAGCCGCCGGGGCCGGTGCAATTGTCTTGCCCTCAATTTTTGAGGAACAGGTGATTGATTGGACAAAGAAAGTGGGACGTCCCATCACCTACCGTGAAAGAAAGCTGCTCGCGCGAAGTGAGCGTCTGAAAATTCGATCGACCTGTACCGATGCCGACGGCTACCTAGCGTTAGTCAAACGAGCGACTTCGCAATTGGACATTCCGGTGATCGCCAGTATGAATGGATACGCGGCAAACGGCTGGCTCGATTACGCGGGCGAGTTACAAGAAGCCGATGCGGCGGCCATCGAATTGAATGTGCATCATCCGCCCGTCAATGAATACTCCGGATCAGGGCAAATCGAAGAGTCGATTGTGGCGGCTATCGAAGAAATTGATCAAGCCATCGCCATCCCGCTGTTTGTCAAAATCGAGCGTATCGGCGTTAGTTTGCCTCATCTGGCCCGACGTGTCTGTTCGGGCGCCAGCGGTTTTGTGGTGTACGGTAGGGGACCCGACACCGATATCTGTCTCGAGAATTTGAAATTGAAATCGATGTGGAGTCTGACGTCGCCGGGATCGGCAATCCAATTGATCGATCCAATCATGCGAATCCATTCAAATTGTCCTGCGATGTCGATTGCCGCCAGCGGAGGAATTGCCAGCAGCGAAGATGTGATCAAGGTGCTGTTGGCGGGAGCCGATGTGGCGATGGTGACCAGCGAGTTGTATCGCTCCGGGCCCGACGTGATCGGAAAACTCATCGACGGTCTGGTTGAGTTTATGAAGCAACATCAATTCAATTCGATCAATGATCTTCAACTCAATCGTCCGATCGAGTTTGCGGACGAGGAAGCACGTGTTCATTACGTCGCTGCGCTTTCGGCACGGCTCAGTGTCGTTCGTCCCAACGCATTCGGTGAATAA